Proteins from one Falco naumanni isolate bFalNau1 chromosome 2, bFalNau1.pat, whole genome shotgun sequence genomic window:
- the POLR1D gene encoding protein POLR1D isoform X2, with the protein MGAMGWLKCPLAGTNKRFLLNTIKNTLPSQKEQDQEREEKEDNKEPEPNKSRKEEKPKKHRIHPYTPSFQSRRRVSYSPPRHRNRNQHTKDKHEK; encoded by the coding sequence GTTGAAATGTCCTCTTGCTGGTAcaaataaaagatttcttcttaATACCATCAAAAACACGTTACCGTCTCAAAAAGAACAAGACCAAGAACGTGAGGAAAAGGAGGACAATAAGGAGCCTGAGccaaacaaaagcaggaaagaagaaaaaccaaagaaacacagaattcaCCCATACACACCCAGCTTTCAGTCCAGACGTAGAGTCAGCTACTCTCCTCCAAGGCACCGAAACAGGAACCAGCACACAAAGGATAAGCATGAAAAGTGA